One stretch of Pseudomonas sp. NC02 DNA includes these proteins:
- a CDS encoding alginate O-acetyltransferase AlgF, translated as MTFTTNLAKTFALVAGMSVVSMSAFAGGDAALYGPVAPKGSSFVRVYNASNQEVSATVGSTNLNEVAPLASSDFSFMPGGDYSAKVGSQTLPVKLAADHYYTLVSSGSGQPQLIEEPPFKNKQKSLVRVQNLSDKSLTLKTADGKTDVVQAVAAKGRGEREINPVKVSLALYEGDKKVGDVKPVALERGEAAVLYVTGTGANLSPVWVKRPVSTR; from the coding sequence ATGACTTTCACTACTAACCTCGCAAAGACTTTTGCCCTCGTCGCCGGCATGAGCGTTGTTTCGATGTCCGCCTTCGCCGGTGGCGACGCCGCCCTCTACGGTCCCGTCGCGCCAAAAGGCTCGAGCTTTGTGCGGGTGTACAACGCCAGCAACCAGGAAGTCAGCGCCACCGTCGGCAGCACCAACCTCAACGAGGTTGCACCGCTGGCCAGCAGTGACTTCAGCTTCATGCCGGGCGGTGACTACAGCGCCAAGGTCGGCAGCCAGACCCTGCCGGTCAAGCTCGCCGCCGACCACTACTACACCCTGGTCAGCAGCGGCAGCGGCCAACCGCAACTGATCGAAGAACCGCCGTTCAAGAACAAGCAGAAATCCCTGGTGCGCGTGCAGAACCTCAGTGACAAGTCGCTGACCCTGAAAACCGCCGATGGCAAGACCGACGTGGTCCAGGCCGTGGCCGCCAAGGGCCGTGGCGAGCGCGAGATCAACCCGGTGAAGGTCAGCCTGGCGCTGTATGAAGGCGATAAAAAAGTCGGCGACGTGAAGCCGGTAGCTCTGGAACGCGGTGAGGCCGCAGTGCTGTACGTCACCGGCACCGGCGCCAACCTGTCGCCAGTGTGGGTGAAACGCCCTGTGTCGACCCGCTGA
- a CDS encoding MBOAT family protein: MVFSSNVFLFLFLPIFLGLYYLSGQRYRNLLLLVASYVFYAWWRVDFLALFAAVTLWNYWIGLKVGAAGVRTKPAQRWLLLGVAVDLCILGYFKYANFGVDSINLMMKSAGLEPFILTHVLLPIGISFYIFESISYIIDVYRGDTPATRNLIDFAAFVAIFPHLIAGPVLRFRDLADQFNNRTHTLDKFSEGCTRFMQGFIKKVFIADTLAVVADHCFALQNPTTGDAWLGALAYTAQLYFDFSGYSDMAIGLGLMMGFRFMENFKQPYISQSITEFWRRWHISLSTWLRDYLYITLGGNRKGTLTTYRNLFLTMLLGGLWHGANITYIVWGAWHGMWLAIEKAIGLNTAPRSFNVVRWAFTFLLVVMGWVIFRSENLHVAGRMYGAMFSFGEWSLSELNRASLTGLQVATLVVAYATLAFFGLRDFYSNRPPEKTKPAVNTQADGPATAQPGLIKAVPGDNPGSIHEPGYTVGTEATVQPAYWSATWPRYAMRAAVLLLFVASILKLSAQSFSPFLYFQF; this comes from the coding sequence ATGGTTTTCTCGTCCAATGTGTTCCTGTTCCTGTTCTTGCCGATCTTCCTCGGCTTGTACTACCTGAGCGGGCAACGCTATCGCAATCTGCTGCTGCTGGTTGCCAGTTATGTGTTCTACGCCTGGTGGCGAGTGGACTTCCTGGCGCTGTTCGCCGCCGTGACGCTGTGGAACTACTGGATCGGCCTCAAGGTCGGTGCGGCAGGCGTGCGCACCAAGCCGGCCCAGCGCTGGCTGCTGCTGGGCGTGGCGGTCGATCTGTGCATCCTCGGCTACTTCAAGTACGCCAACTTCGGTGTCGACAGCATCAACCTGATGATGAAGTCGGCCGGCCTTGAGCCTTTCATCCTGACCCACGTGCTGTTGCCGATCGGGATCTCGTTCTACATCTTCGAGTCCATCAGCTACATCATCGACGTGTACCGCGGCGACACCCCGGCCACCCGCAACCTGATCGACTTTGCGGCGTTCGTGGCGATCTTCCCGCACCTGATTGCCGGCCCGGTGTTGCGCTTTCGCGACCTGGCCGACCAGTTCAACAACCGCACCCACACCCTCGATAAATTCTCCGAGGGCTGCACGCGGTTCATGCAGGGTTTCATCAAGAAGGTGTTTATCGCCGACACCCTGGCGGTGGTCGCCGATCATTGCTTCGCCCTGCAAAACCCTACGACGGGTGACGCCTGGCTCGGCGCACTGGCGTACACCGCGCAGCTGTACTTCGACTTCTCCGGCTACAGCGACATGGCCATCGGCCTGGGCTTGATGATGGGTTTTCGCTTCATGGAAAACTTCAAGCAGCCGTACATCAGCCAGTCGATCACCGAGTTCTGGCGGCGCTGGCATATCAGCCTGTCCACCTGGCTGCGTGACTACCTGTACATCACCCTGGGCGGCAACCGTAAAGGCACGCTGACCACCTACCGCAACCTGTTCCTGACCATGCTCCTCGGTGGCCTGTGGCACGGTGCGAACATCACCTACATCGTGTGGGGCGCCTGGCACGGCATGTGGCTGGCGATTGAAAAAGCCATCGGCCTCAACACCGCACCGCGCAGTTTCAACGTTGTGCGCTGGGCCTTCACCTTCCTGCTGGTGGTGATGGGCTGGGTGATCTTCCGCTCGGAAAACCTGCACGTCGCCGGCCGTATGTACGGCGCGATGTTCAGCTTCGGCGAGTGGTCGCTGTCGGAACTCAACCGCGCCAGCCTCACCGGCCTGCAAGTGGCAACCCTGGTGGTGGCGTACGCGACCCTGGCGTTCTTCGGCCTGCGGGACTTCTACAGCAACCGCCCACCGGAAAAAACCAAGCCTGCGGTGAACACCCAGGCCGATGGCCCGGCGACTGCGCAACCGGGCTTGATCAAGGCCGTACCGGGCGACAACCCGGGCAGCATCCATGAGCCCGGCTACACCGTGGGCACCGAGGCCACCGTGCAACCGGCCTACTGGAGCGCCACCTGGCCACGCTACGCCATGCGCGCCGCAGTACTGCTGCTGTTCGTGGCGTCGATTCTCAAACTTTCGGCGCAGAGCTTCTCGCCGTTCCTTTACTTCCAGTTCTGA
- a CDS encoding alginate O-acetyltransferase → MTRSLRVLYIALFLAVLLALGAWSMRSFLGFSTNADATVLNGRWTKAVETHYDDQFPIKRLGTNLWAALDYKLFNEGRPGVVIGRDHWLYSDEEFNPIVNEDQNLQGNYALVEGVRQKLKAQGIQLVMAIVPAKVRLYPEHLGEVQPASIRAGLYQDFHARMAADKIVAPDLMGPLQQAKLHGQQVFLRTDTHWTPDGAEVAAKELAKTIANKTPLSGEPQRFVTEAEKTEPHKGDLRLFLPLDPLFENLMPPKEPLQKRVTHLAETKGDDALFTDSETPVALVGTSYSANPNWNFVGALKQALGSDVINYSEDGHGPILPMLSYLKSDDFKNSPPQVLIWEFPERYLPVNNEIGDADPQWVAQLKQAGMRQQNMAINTPTVKNMNSETPDRAQN, encoded by the coding sequence ATGACCCGTTCATTACGCGTCCTCTACATCGCCTTGTTCCTCGCCGTGCTGCTGGCGTTGGGCGCCTGGTCGATGCGCAGTTTCCTGGGCTTCAGCACCAACGCCGACGCCACCGTGCTCAACGGCCGCTGGACCAAGGCCGTCGAGACCCACTACGACGACCAGTTCCCGATCAAGCGCCTGGGCACCAACCTCTGGGCAGCGCTGGACTACAAGCTGTTCAACGAAGGCCGCCCTGGCGTGGTGATTGGCCGCGACCACTGGTTGTACAGCGACGAGGAATTCAACCCCATCGTCAACGAAGACCAGAACCTGCAAGGCAACTACGCCTTGGTGGAAGGCGTGCGCCAGAAGCTCAAGGCCCAGGGTATCCAACTGGTGATGGCGATCGTGCCGGCCAAGGTGCGGCTGTACCCGGAACACCTGGGTGAAGTGCAGCCGGCGAGCATCCGCGCCGGTCTGTACCAGGACTTCCATGCCCGCATGGCCGCCGACAAGATCGTCGCCCCTGACCTGATGGGCCCGCTGCAACAGGCCAAGCTGCACGGCCAGCAAGTGTTCCTGCGCACCGACACCCACTGGACCCCGGACGGCGCTGAAGTGGCGGCCAAAGAATTGGCCAAGACAATTGCCAACAAAACGCCCCTGAGCGGCGAGCCTCAACGCTTTGTCACCGAAGCCGAGAAGACCGAGCCACACAAGGGCGACCTGCGCCTGTTCCTGCCGCTGGACCCGCTGTTCGAAAACCTGATGCCGCCCAAGGAGCCACTGCAAAAACGCGTGACGCACCTGGCTGAAACCAAAGGCGACGATGCGCTGTTCACCGACAGTGAAACCCCGGTGGCCCTGGTGGGCACCAGCTACAGCGCCAACCCGAACTGGAACTTTGTCGGAGCGCTGAAGCAAGCCCTGGGCAGCGACGTCATCAACTACTCCGAAGACGGCCACGGCCCGATCCTGCCGATGCTCAGCTACCTGAAAAGCGACGACTTCAAGAACAGCCCGCCACAGGTGCTGATCTGGGAGTTTCCCGAGCGTTATCTGCCTGTGAACAACGAAATCGGTGATGCCGACCCGCAGTGGGTTGCGCAGCTCAAACAAGCCGGTATGCGCCAACAGAACATGGCTATCAACACCCCCACCGTTAAAAACATGAACTCCGAGACGCCCGACCGGGCGCAAAACTGA
- a CDS encoding mannuronate-specific alginate lyase has product MQKLLIPTLLGLAMFAGQVNAASPLRPPQGYFAPVEAFKTGDFKNDCDAMPAPYTGSLQFRSKYEGSDKARSTLNVQSEKAFRDSTADITKLEKDTSKRVMQFMRDGRPEQLECTLNWLTSWAKADALMSKDFNHTGKSMRKWALGSMASAYVRLKFSDSHPLANHQQESQLIEAWFSKMADQVVSDWDNLPLDKTNNHSYWAAWSVMATSVAVNRRDLFDWAVKEYKVGANQVDAQGFLPNELKRQQRALSYHNYALPPLAMIASFALVNGVDLRQENNGALKRLGDKVLAGVKDPEIFEQKNGKEQDMKDLKEDMKFAWLEPFCTLYTCAPDVIERKHGMQPFKTFRLGGDLTKVYDPAHEKGNKGS; this is encoded by the coding sequence ATGCAGAAGTTATTGATTCCAACGCTGCTGGGCCTGGCGATGTTTGCCGGCCAAGTCAACGCCGCCTCACCACTGCGTCCGCCCCAGGGTTATTTCGCCCCGGTGGAAGCATTCAAGACCGGCGACTTCAAGAATGACTGCGACGCCATGCCCGCGCCGTACACCGGCTCGCTGCAATTTCGCAGCAAGTACGAAGGTTCGGACAAGGCTCGTTCCACCCTGAATGTGCAGTCCGAAAAAGCCTTTCGCGACAGCACCGCCGACATCACCAAGCTGGAAAAAGACACCAGCAAGCGTGTGATGCAATTCATGCGCGACGGCCGTCCGGAGCAGCTGGAATGCACGCTGAACTGGCTCACGAGCTGGGCCAAGGCCGATGCATTGATGTCCAAGGACTTCAACCACACCGGCAAGTCCATGCGCAAATGGGCACTGGGCAGCATGGCGTCGGCCTATGTGCGCCTGAAGTTCTCCGACTCTCATCCGCTGGCCAACCACCAGCAGGAGTCGCAGTTGATCGAAGCCTGGTTCAGCAAAATGGCCGACCAGGTGGTGAGCGACTGGGACAACCTGCCGCTGGATAAAACCAACAACCACTCCTACTGGGCTGCCTGGTCGGTGATGGCGACCTCCGTCGCCGTGAACCGCCGCGACCTGTTTGACTGGGCCGTGAAGGAATACAAGGTCGGCGCCAACCAGGTGGATGCCCAAGGCTTCCTGCCCAACGAATTGAAGCGTCAGCAACGGGCCCTGTCGTACCACAACTACGCCCTGCCGCCGCTGGCGATGATCGCCAGTTTTGCCCTGGTGAACGGTGTGGACCTGCGCCAGGAAAACAACGGCGCGTTGAAACGCCTGGGTGACAAGGTGCTGGCCGGGGTGAAAGACCCGGAGATCTTCGAGCAGAAGAACGGCAAGGAACAGGACATGAAGGACCTCAAGGAAGACATGAAATTTGCCTGGCTTGAGCCCTTCTGCACCCTCTACACCTGCGCCCCGGATGTGATCGAGCGCAAGCACGGGATGCAGCCGTTCAAGACGTTCCGCCTCGGGGGTGACCTGACCAAGGTCTACGACCCGGCGCATGAGAAAGGCAACAAAGGCAGCTAG
- the algG gene encoding mannuronan 5-epimerase AlgG has product MGACAMKSQSLLVAAMLLASASAFADKAPTIAKELQQAKTYTISSPPTEPLEMAKPALPDVSGYTAANIAKKIVRTKPGKISIRRMMQEDALKDFIGGDNKMAEWVVRQHGIPQAIFVDDGYMNLKDLLKKVPKQYFSETSPGVFLAKLPIVVGRKGILEIDKQTQELRLSQEAGSFLINDGQLFVRDTRITGWREKTNGPATFQSPKEFRPFLLAWGGTETYIANSKMASFGYANSKSYGVSISQYTPNMAKVLKRPEPTGWIVDSEFSDMWYGFYCYETTGFVLKGNTYKDNIVYGIDPHDRSHGLIITDNTVYGTKKKHGIIISREVNDSFIFNNRSFDNKLSGLVIDRNSVNNLIADNEIYRNHTDGITLYESGDNLLWGNKVISNRRHGIRVRNSVNIRLYENIALANGLTGVYGHIKDLTDTDRDIALDPFDTKVSLIVVGGELAANGSGPLSIDSPLSVELYRVSMLAPTKSSGISFSGVLGDRQEEILDLLVRQKKAVLIDPVERQTEMQD; this is encoded by the coding sequence ATGGGAGCCTGCGCAATGAAGTCTCAAAGCCTGCTCGTCGCGGCCATGCTGCTGGCCAGCGCCTCGGCCTTCGCCGACAAAGCGCCGACCATCGCCAAAGAGCTGCAACAGGCCAAGACCTACACCATCTCCAGCCCGCCGACCGAGCCGCTGGAGATGGCCAAGCCTGCGCTGCCGGACGTGTCCGGCTACACCGCGGCGAATATCGCGAAAAAGATCGTGCGTACCAAGCCAGGCAAAATCAGCATCCGCCGGATGATGCAGGAAGACGCCCTGAAGGACTTCATCGGCGGCGACAACAAGATGGCCGAATGGGTAGTGCGCCAGCACGGCATTCCCCAGGCGATCTTTGTCGACGACGGCTACATGAACCTCAAGGACCTGCTGAAGAAAGTGCCCAAGCAGTACTTCAGCGAAACCTCGCCGGGGGTGTTCCTGGCCAAGTTGCCGATCGTGGTGGGCCGTAAAGGCATCCTCGAAATCGACAAGCAGACTCAAGAGCTGCGCCTGTCCCAGGAAGCCGGTTCGTTCCTGATCAACGACGGCCAGTTGTTCGTACGTGACACCAGAATCACCGGCTGGCGCGAGAAGACCAACGGCCCGGCGACCTTCCAGTCGCCCAAGGAATTCCGCCCGTTCCTGCTGGCCTGGGGCGGCACCGAGACCTACATCGCCAATAGCAAGATGGCCAGTTTCGGCTACGCCAACAGTAAGTCGTATGGCGTGAGTATTTCCCAATACACGCCGAACATGGCCAAGGTGCTCAAGCGTCCTGAACCGACGGGCTGGATCGTCGACTCCGAGTTCTCGGACATGTGGTACGGCTTCTACTGCTACGAAACCACCGGCTTTGTGCTCAAGGGCAATACCTACAAGGACAACATCGTCTACGGCATTGACCCCCACGACCGTTCACACGGCCTGATCATCACCGACAACACCGTCTACGGCACAAAGAAGAAGCACGGCATCATCATTTCCCGGGAAGTGAACGACAGCTTCATCTTCAACAACCGCAGCTTCGACAACAAGCTCTCGGGCCTGGTGATCGACCGTAACAGCGTCAACAACCTGATCGCCGACAACGAGATCTACCGCAACCACACCGACGGCATCACCCTCTATGAGAGCGGCGATAACCTGCTGTGGGGCAACAAGGTCATCAGCAACCGTCGCCACGGCATCCGCGTGCGTAACAGCGTGAACATTCGCCTGTACGAGAACATTGCCTTGGCCAACGGGCTGACCGGCGTGTACGGCCACATCAAGGATTTGACCGACACCGACCGCGACATCGCCCTCGACCCGTTCGACACCAAGGTCTCGCTGATCGTGGTCGGCGGTGAACTGGCCGCCAACGGCAGCGGGCCGCTGTCCATCGACTCGCCGTTGAGCGTCGAGCTGTACCGCGTATCGATGCTTGCGCCGACCAAATCCAGTGGCATCAGCTTCTCGGGCGTTCTTGGCGATCGCCAGGAAGAGATCCTCGACTTGCTGGTACGCCAGAAGAAAGCCGTGCTGATCGACCCTGTCGAACGCCAGACCGAAATGCAGGACTGA
- a CDS encoding alginate O-acetyltransferase yields the protein MHPHMIKLLSLSGLTLGLLAASQGVRADEIKAPTFTAEPCCSLCPAAHDAKNYTTRYQQNFTTLVQAQGDWLFRTQEDLRTEFDTSPAGYKRMQQLHDAFKSKGVELVVVYQPTRGLVNRNKLNPEEKARFDFDKALGNYKTMLGRFAKMGYVVPDLSPLTNEQLPDELPAHDFYFRGDQHWTPYGAQRTAKIVGAKVRAMPEFAGIPQREFETKRSGRMGKTGTLHNMAGQLCGTSYAIQYMDQFTTEPKGEAADGDLFGDSGNPQITLVGTSHSGKNYNFAGFLEQEIGADILNVAFPGGGLEGSMIQYLGSEEFQKTPPKILIWEFSPLYRLDQETIYRQMMSLLDNGCEGKIAQMSASTTLKPGKNELLVNSSNKDLRNSSHQVDIRFADPSVKTLQATLWYMNGRHEDIKIEKPETSDTDGRFAFELRTDEDWATQNLLAVEVQGPEAGQAAQKVEAKICTRNVFPAGGQQTASTGQ from the coding sequence ATGCACCCACACATGATCAAACTGCTCAGCCTTTCGGGTTTGACCCTCGGCCTGCTCGCGGCCAGCCAGGGCGTGCGCGCCGACGAAATCAAGGCGCCAACCTTCACCGCCGAACCGTGCTGCAGCCTGTGCCCGGCCGCCCACGACGCGAAGAACTACACCACGCGCTACCAGCAGAACTTCACCACCCTGGTGCAAGCTCAGGGCGATTGGCTGTTCCGGACCCAGGAAGACCTGCGCACCGAATTCGACACCAGCCCCGCCGGCTACAAACGCATGCAGCAGCTGCACGATGCGTTCAAGAGCAAGGGCGTGGAACTGGTGGTGGTCTACCAGCCGACCCGTGGTTTGGTGAACCGCAACAAGCTCAACCCTGAAGAGAAAGCCAGGTTCGATTTCGACAAGGCCCTGGGCAATTACAAGACCATGCTCGGGCGTTTCGCCAAGATGGGCTACGTCGTGCCGGACCTGTCGCCGCTGACCAACGAGCAACTGCCGGACGAGTTACCGGCCCACGATTTCTACTTCCGCGGTGACCAACACTGGACGCCATACGGCGCCCAGCGCACCGCCAAAATCGTCGGCGCGAAAGTGCGGGCGATGCCTGAATTTGCCGGCATCCCGCAGCGCGAATTCGAGACCAAACGGTCCGGGCGCATGGGCAAGACCGGCACCCTGCACAACATGGCCGGGCAACTGTGCGGCACCAGCTACGCGATCCAGTACATGGACCAGTTCACCACCGAGCCCAAGGGCGAAGCGGCAGACGGCGACCTGTTCGGTGATTCCGGCAACCCGCAGATCACCCTCGTGGGTACCAGCCACAGTGGCAAGAACTACAATTTCGCCGGCTTCCTGGAACAGGAAATCGGTGCCGACATCCTCAACGTCGCCTTCCCCGGTGGTGGCCTGGAAGGCTCGATGATCCAGTACCTGGGCAGCGAAGAATTCCAGAAGACCCCGCCGAAGATCCTGATCTGGGAATTCTCGCCGCTGTATCGCCTGGACCAGGAGACCATCTACCGCCAGATGATGTCGCTGCTGGACAACGGCTGTGAAGGCAAGATCGCCCAGATGAGCGCCAGCACCACGCTGAAACCCGGCAAGAACGAATTGCTGGTGAACAGTTCGAACAAAGACCTGCGCAACAGCAGTCACCAGGTCGACATCCGCTTCGCCGACCCATCGGTGAAAACCCTGCAAGCCACCCTCTGGTACATGAACGGGCGCCACGAGGACATCAAGATCGAGAAACCCGAAACATCCGATACAGACGGGCGTTTCGCCTTTGAACTGCGCACCGATGAAGACTGGGCCACGCAAAACCTGCTGGCCGTGGAAGTGCAGGGCCCTGAAGCGGGCCAGGCCGCGCAGAAAGTCGAAGCGAAAATTTGCACACGCAACGTATTCCCCGCCGGTGGTCAACAGACTGCTTCAACGGGGCAATGA
- a CDS encoding alginate export family protein yields MKLNPFVKAGIGLTFALLWSCPTLAALTEAKNFGLEVKVTGQSEDDRDLGTQKGGDVNGIGLDLRPWIYGESGNWSAYAMGQAVTSSDIIETDTLQQSSDDATQQTSNDDRKSKKNYLAMREFWVAYGGFTPYPGEILKLGRQRLRNDDGQWRDTNIEALNWTFDTTLLKANVGVAERFSEYRTDLKELSPKDKDRQHLYADAAYQWTPGQWIGLRAHHTHDDGKLDYPEPGVATDSLDKRENGDLTWLGIEANSDAYNWRNTNTVNYWASVTGMQGDRDTVNALNADGTRPANAKRSDDVNGWATDLGVRLRLDPQWQVGAAYSRASAEYEQNGLQSNRSNWTGTQSRVHRFGEAFRGEMNNMQSMSLFGSWQLREDYDASLVYHKFWRVDGNKPVGSNGIDAVQNNTDDVTGAILSSTSLPLEDGKKDLGQEMDLVVTKYFKKGLLPAGLSQSIDEPSALVRFRAGVFKPGDAYGSQVDSYMHRAFVDVIWKF; encoded by the coding sequence ATGAAGCTCAACCCATTCGTCAAGGCCGGTATCGGCCTGACCTTCGCCCTGCTGTGGTCGTGCCCGACCCTGGCGGCGCTGACCGAAGCCAAGAACTTCGGCCTGGAAGTCAAAGTCACCGGCCAGTCCGAAGATGACCGCGACCTGGGCACCCAGAAAGGCGGCGACGTCAACGGCATCGGCCTTGACCTGCGCCCGTGGATCTACGGTGAAAGCGGCAACTGGAGCGCCTACGCCATGGGCCAGGCCGTGACCTCCAGCGACATCATCGAGACCGACACCCTGCAACAGTCCTCGGATGACGCCACTCAACAGACCAGCAACGACGACCGCAAGAGCAAGAAGAACTACCTGGCGATGCGCGAGTTCTGGGTCGCCTATGGCGGCTTCACGCCCTACCCCGGCGAGATCCTCAAGCTCGGTCGCCAACGCCTGCGCAATGACGACGGCCAATGGCGCGACACCAATATCGAAGCGCTGAACTGGACCTTCGACACCACCTTGCTCAAGGCCAATGTCGGCGTCGCCGAGCGCTTCAGCGAATACCGCACCGACCTCAAGGAACTGTCGCCCAAGGACAAGGACCGTCAGCACCTGTACGCCGACGCCGCCTATCAGTGGACGCCAGGCCAGTGGATCGGCCTGCGCGCGCACCACACCCATGATGACGGCAAGCTCGACTACCCGGAACCGGGCGTGGCCACCGACTCGCTGGACAAGCGCGAGAACGGCGACCTGACCTGGCTCGGCATCGAAGCCAACAGCGACGCCTACAACTGGCGCAACACCAACACCGTCAACTACTGGGCGAGCGTCACCGGCATGCAGGGCGACCGCGACACGGTCAACGCCTTGAACGCCGACGGCACCCGCCCGGCCAACGCCAAGCGCAGCGATGACGTGAATGGCTGGGCCACCGATTTGGGTGTACGCCTGCGCCTCGACCCGCAGTGGCAAGTGGGCGCCGCCTACTCCCGCGCCAGTGCCGAATACGAGCAGAACGGCCTGCAAAGCAACCGTTCGAACTGGACCGGTACCCAGTCCCGCGTCCACCGCTTCGGTGAAGCGTTTCGCGGCGAGATGAACAACATGCAGTCCATGAGCCTGTTCGGGTCCTGGCAGCTGCGCGAGGACTATGACGCAAGCCTTGTGTACCACAAGTTCTGGCGCGTAGACGGCAACAAGCCGGTGGGCAGCAACGGCATCGATGCCGTGCAGAACAACACCGATGACGTGACCGGCGCGATCCTGTCCAGCACGTCCCTGCCGCTTGAAGACGGCAAGAAAGACCTGGGCCAGGAGATGGACCTGGTGGTCACCAAGTACTTCAAGAAAGGCCTGCTGCCGGCCGGGCTCAGCCAGTCGATCGACGAGCCGTCGGCCCTGGTGCGCTTCCGTGCAGGCGTGTTCAAGCCGGGCGACGCCTATGGCAGCCAGGTCGACTCGTACATGCATCGCGCCTTTGTCGACGTGATCTGGAAGTTCTGA
- the algK gene encoding alginate biosynthesis TPR repeat lipoprotein AlgK yields the protein MHQLTVPLREQARSHMGTAALLAVAVSLAGCAGLPDQRLANEALKRGDTVTAQQNYQQLADLGYSEAQVGLADIQVGTRDPEQIKQAEATYRAAADTSPRAQARLGRLLVAKPGATEAEHHEAEGLLKKAFANGEGNTLIPLAMLYLQYPHSFPNINAQQQISKWRASGYPEAGLAQVLLYRTQDTYDQHLDEVESICKAALNTTDICYVELATVYQKKAEPEKQADLLKQMEAGYSRGTVTAQRVDSVARVLGDASLGKTDEKTAQALLEKIAPGYPASWVSLAQLLYDFPELGDVDQMMKYLDNGRAADQPRAELLLGKLYYEGKWVPADAKAAEEHFQKAVGREVAADYYLGQIYRRGYLGKVYSQKALDHLLTAARNGQNSADFAIAQLFSQGKGTKPDPLNAYVFSQLAKAQDTPEANDLATQLEAPLTPEQRAEGQRLVQQELAVRGTLAQSTLQLHALQEEDGEESL from the coding sequence ATGCATCAACTGACAGTGCCCCTTCGCGAGCAAGCCCGCTCCCACATGGGAACTGCGGCGTTGCTGGCTGTTGCGGTCAGCCTCGCCGGTTGCGCCGGCCTGCCCGACCAACGCCTGGCCAATGAAGCGCTGAAACGTGGCGACACCGTCACTGCCCAGCAGAACTACCAGCAGCTCGCGGATTTGGGCTACAGCGAGGCCCAAGTGGGCCTGGCGGATATCCAGGTCGGCACCCGCGACCCCGAGCAAATCAAGCAGGCCGAAGCGACGTACCGCGCGGCTGCCGATACCTCGCCCCGTGCCCAGGCACGCCTGGGCCGCCTGCTGGTGGCCAAGCCCGGCGCGACCGAAGCCGAACACCATGAAGCCGAAGGCCTGCTGAAAAAGGCCTTTGCCAATGGCGAAGGCAACACCCTGATCCCGCTGGCAATGCTCTACCTGCAATACCCGCACAGTTTCCCGAACATCAACGCCCAGCAGCAGATCAGCAAATGGCGCGCCTCGGGTTACCCGGAAGCCGGTCTCGCCCAGGTGCTGCTGTATCGCACCCAGGACACCTACGACCAGCACCTGGATGAAGTGGAAAGCATCTGCAAGGCCGCACTGAACACCACCGATATCTGCTACGTCGAGTTGGCCACGGTCTACCAGAAAAAAGCCGAGCCGGAAAAACAGGCCGACCTGCTCAAGCAGATGGAAGCCGGCTACAGCCGCGGCACCGTCACCGCCCAACGGGTCGACAGCGTGGCTCGTGTACTGGGTGATGCAAGCCTGGGCAAGACCGACGAAAAAACCGCCCAGGCCCTGCTGGAAAAAATCGCCCCCGGCTACCCGGCCTCCTGGGTCAGCCTGGCACAACTGCTCTACGACTTCCCGGAACTGGGTGACGTCGACCAGATGATGAAGTACCTCGACAACGGCCGCGCCGCCGACCAGCCCCGCGCCGAACTGTTGCTGGGCAAGCTCTACTACGAAGGCAAGTGGGTCCCGGCTGACGCCAAGGCCGCCGAAGAACACTTCCAGAAAGCCGTCGGCCGCGAAGTCGCCGCCGACTACTACCTCGGCCAGATCTACCGCCGTGGCTACCTGGGCAAGGTCTATTCGCAAAAGGCCCTGGACCATCTGTTGACCGCTGCGCGCAACGGCCAGAACAGCGCCGACTTCGCGATCGCCCAGCTGTTTTCCCAAGGCAAGGGCACCAAGCCCGACCCGCTTAACGCCTATGTCTTCAGCCAGTTGGCCAAGGCCCAGGACACGCCGGAAGCCAACGACCTGGCGACCCAGCTCGAAGCGCCGCTGACCCCGGAACAACGCGCCGAAGGCCAACGCCTGGTGCAACAGGAGCTGGCCGTGCGCGGCACCCTGGCCCAAAGCACGCTGCAATTGCACGCCCTGCAAGAAGAAGACGGCGAGGAATCCCTATGA